Sequence from the [Clostridium] scindens genome:
CATGGGGAATCTATGTCGTGATCTATCATTTCTGGCCTAGCAATTTTTTGGCCACGCTGGTTGCGGCAGTGTTTGTGGCTTTTTATGCATTTATCATGTCCAGAATCAATAAGGCGCCATCCACGATCTTTTTGACGGCATCCGTATTCCCGCTGATTCCTGGACCGAATTTGTATTATATGATGTATGGCTGCGTGAGCCGTGATTATGGAATGGCTCTTGGCGAGACGATCGTATTGCTGGCTACCTGCCTTGCAATTGCTTTTGGCTTTAATATTGTGGATATTATATCAAGGACAATCATGAGAGTCATGAAAAGAGAGTATCATATTGGGAAAAATCCACAGGGCCGGGAATAAAGCGACCCATGTGGTATCATTATGAATCATTCCTCCCGGGAATGATTCATAATGATAAAAAGACATTTGCAGGCAGAGAAGATATGTTCTAAAATGAAGGGAGCAGCGGCTGATCGTATGGAAAATAAAATCTGGCCGCAGGGGGTATGAAATGAACGAGATTGTAAATAGAACCTTATATTTGGAATGCTATTCCGGCATCAGCGGCGATATGATGGCTGCAGCGCTTCTGGACCTTGGAGCGGATCAGCAGGCGTTAAAGGATGCGCTTGAGAGCCTGCCGGTGGAAGGCTTCCAGATCGAAATCGGCAGGGTAAAGAAATCCGGGCTTGATGCCTGCGACTTTGCGGTGATCCTGGACAGCGCTCATGAAAACCATGATCATGATATGGAGTATCTGCATGGACATGGAGCGGTACATAGCCACAGTCATAAAGGGAGCCATGAGCACCGTGGGATGAAGGAAATCCTGCATATCATAGAGAATGGCGCAATGACGCAGGGAGCAAAAGCAATCGCAAAGCGTATCTTTGGTATATTGGCCCAGGCAGAAGCCAAAGCCCACGGCGTTCCTTTGGAAGAAGTTCATTTCCATGAAGTGGGCGCAGTGGATTCTATCGTGGATATTATCAGCGTCGCCGTATGTCTGGATAATCTGGGGATTACAGAATGCATCGTCCCTGTCCTGTATGAAGGGTGCGGCACCATCCGGTGCCAGCATGGCATTCTTCCGGTGCCGGTGCCGGCGGTTGCGAATATCGTGTCCGAACACAATCTGGATCTTAACATCACTGAATCCAAGGGCGAATTCGTGACGCCTACCGGAGCGGCGATCGTAGCGGCGATCAGAACCTCGAAGGTGCTGCCGGAAGTATTTTCCGTAAGGAAAATAGGCATGGGAGCCGGGAAAAGAGAGTACGACAGGCCCGGAATCCTAAGAGCCATGCTGATTGAAGGGCAGGCATCTTATGGCAGAGACTGCATCTGGAAGCTGGAAACCAATATGGATGACTGCACGGGAGAGGCGCTGGGGTATGTAATGGACCGCCTCTTTGAGGCCGGAGCCAGAGATGTAAGCTATACGCCTGTCTATATGAAGAAGAACCGTCCGGCTTATCAGCTGAACGTCATCTGTACGGACGAAAATGTAAGACAGATGGAGGAGATCATATTTAAAGAGACGACAACCATCGGCATCCGCAGGCAGCAGATGGAGAGGAGCGTCCTCGCGCGCAGCATGGAGACGGTTCGCACAAGCCTCGGGGATGCGCAGGTAAAAGTATGCGCTCTGGGCCCGCAGAAAAGGAAATATCCGGAATACCAGAGTGTTGTCAGACTTTGCAAGGAGCATGATAGATCATTCCAGGAGGTTTATCAGCTGGTCCTTTCGGAGTGTATGAAGGAGGAAGAGAGTCATGAAATATAGAGAACTGGGACGAACGGGACTTAAGGTCAGCGAGATCGGCATGGGGTGCGAAGGGTTTGTAGACAAGTCCTATGAGCAGGTAAAAGAATTCGTAGATGTCATGGAAGAGGGAGGCGTTAATTGTATTGATCTGTACGCGCCCAACCCGGATATGCGGTCCAATCTGGGACGCGCGCTTCGGGGACGGAGGGAGCGATTCGTCCTTCAGGCTCATCTGTGCACAGTCTGGGATGACGGACAATATAAACGTACGCGCAATATCGAACAGGTGAAGGCATCCTTCGAAGACCAGCTGAAGCGTCTGGAAACGGATCATGTAGAGATCGGCATGATTCATTATGTAGACTCGCTTGCAGATTGGGAGCAGGTGAAAGACGGCCCGGTTATGAAATATGCGCAGGAATTGAAAGCCTCCGGCGCCATCGGCTGCATTGGCCTGTCAAGCCATAACCCGCAGGCAGCGCAAAAAGCGGTGGAAAGTTCTCTGATTGACGTGCTGATGTTCAGTATTAATCCGTGCTATGATCTTCAGCCGGCCAGCGAGGATATAGAAACGCTGTGGGATGAGAAAAGTTATGAGAAGCCGCTGGTGAACATGGACAAGGAGAGACAGGAACTGTATGAAACCTGCCAGAGGCTGGGAGTGGGGATTACAGTAATGAAAGCATTCGGCGGCGGGGACCTTTTGAGCAGCGAACTGTCCCCGGCTGGAAAGGAACTGACGCCTTATCAGTGCCTTCACTATGCATTAACCCGCCCGGGGGTGGCGACAGTTATGTCAGGAGCCCGGACGGTCGAAGATTTGAAGATCAGCATCTCTTATGAGGATGCCTCGGAGGAAGAGAAGGATTACGCGGCAGCATTTGCAGCACTTCCCAAGATCAGCTGGAAGGGGCATTGCATGTACTGCGGGCACTGCGCTCCCTGCCCCAAGGGAATCGATGTGGCTTCTGTCACCAAGTTCCTGAATCTGGCAATCGCCCAGGGAGAGGTGCCGGAGACGGTACGGGAGCACTATGCCATTCTGCCCCGTACCGCAGAAGAATGCGTCGCGTGCGGGGCGTGCGAGAAGCGCTGCCCGTTTGAAGTTCCGGTAATAGAGAATATGAACAAGGCAAAAGAAATCTTTGGAAAGTAGAACACTGCTAAATTTCTAATACATAATGCAAGGTATCTGCACAATGGATGGCCAGGGAATCGATAAAAGGAACGGGTCCTGTGATTGTGCCTGCTAGCATAGGAAGCTCGGTACATCCTAGTATCACGCCGTCAAGAGAATAGCGGGCGCTATATTTTTCGACTATGGATAAAAAACGTTCCTGCGAGCTGGCCTTTATATTATTTCGGGCAAGTTCATCGAAGATAATATGATTTATGATATCCTGGTCTCCATCGGATGGGGAGATGACTTCTATCCCTTGACTTTTTAACTCGTCGCGGTAAAAGGATCCCTGCATTGTGTATTTTATGCCGGTAAGAAGCAGCTTTTTCATTTTGTTTTTCCGGGCGTACTTGCCGACGGAATCCACAATGCTTAACATTGGTGCCGACGTTTCTTTTTCTATAGCATGGAATACGGAATGTGGAGAATTTGCTGACATTATGATTATGTCTGAGCCGGCGGATTCCAGATTGCGTATTCCTTTCATGATATATTTCTTATATCCGTCCATGTCGTTTCGATTCTCGAAATCAGTGAAGTATTGGAAGTTGAGGCTCTCAATACAAATTTCCGGATAGTAATAATCCTTTTTTATCTCGTAATATAAGTCGAGTATTTTATTGTAATATTGTACGGTTGACGCGGCGCTGATTCCGCCCAGAATTCCTATTTTTTTCATCTTATTCTTCCTTTCGTCGCAAATGGCCTGTGCTGATGTCTGCCTCTGTGAACATTGTACAGGAGAAAAAAGAAAAAGGCAATAAAGCGATCTGGAAGAATGCGTCTTAAATAGGGGAATTCGATGCTCAATATAGAATTTCTATATTGGATTCCCGGCCCCTGTATATTTATAATTAGAACTGAACTTGATCGGGGGAAATATCTGCTGCATGCGTATATAGATATAGGCGGTCATAGCACAAAAAGGAGGACGATGCCGGCTGGGCGTCAGTTGGGATTATGCATGGTTTTGACTTTGAACTATCGACAAACATACATTTTGGAAAAGGCAAGATTCAGGGATTGCCGGAAGAGATCTTAAAGTTTGGCTGCCGGATACTGCTCGTGTATGATGTGGCAGCAGGCAGAAAGAGCGGCGCATATGAAGAGGTGCGTGCTCTTTGTAAAGAACATCATATCCATGTGACCGAGTTCACGGGAATTGAACAGAATCCGAAACATACTGCTGTCAATGAAGGCGTGCGTCTGCTGAAGGAATGTGGCGCTGAGTGCATTGTGGCGCTGGGAGGCGGGAGCACCATCGATACGGCAAAAGCCATAGGATTTTCTGTGTTCCACAATGGAAGCTGCTGGGACTTCTATGAGAAAAAAGCGGTGGTGACGAAGACGGTTCCGGTCATCTCTGTCCCAACGATTGCAGCCAGCGGCTCGGAAGTATCGAATATGTCGATCATCAGCAATGTAAAAGAAAAGCGGAAACTGGATTGCCAGAGCGATATGGAGCGGCCGGTGGCTGCATTTATTGATCCCTCCTATACCTATTCGGTCCCGCCTTTTGAAACCGCCTGCGGGATTATCAGTATTATGAGCAATGCCTACGAAGGATATTTCAGCCGGGCTGCCGGAGAGATTCAGGATGGCATCTCGGAGGCGATCCAGAGATCCTGCATTCTGCATGGAAGGCGGGTCATGGCCTGCCCTTGCTCTTATGAGTCCAGGGCTCAGCTGCTGTGGTCGGCATCGCTTGCCATCACCCATCTGTCAGACTGCGGACGGGAATATGCTGGATGCGTGCATTCGATCGAACATGCCCTGAGCGCGTTTCTTGACATATCCCATGGGGGCAGTCTCGCAATTGCCTCGCTTGCATGGTTCAAATATGCATTGTGCGATGAAACAGCGCCAAGATTTGCCCGGTGGGGAAGGAACGTATGGGGGATTAATGCCGGCAAAGACGACTTTGCCATAGGGGTGGAAGCAGTCAAGCGGTTTGAAGCGTTTATAAGGGAACTGAATCTGCCTGCCAGACTATCAGAAATAGGGATAAAAATTCCAGAAAAAGCGGCAGTGCAGATGGCCCATAGGATTTACCCTGCCATCGATGGCGCTGCCTGGTTCCGACCGCTGTCCGGGGAGGATGATCTGGCGGAGGTATTCAGGCTGGCCTGCTAGAGGTATTGCAAATTGGGAATGGAAGGAGGGCATCGGGAGAACCTGATGTCGTGAAAAACGATGAGCCAAAGTACGATAGCGATCATTATTATATTGATCATAACAGTTTTATATGCAACCGAAGTGTTTCCGCTGGCTGTCACCTCGCTTCTTGCCATGTCCGCGATGGTGGTCACGGGAATCATTGATTGGACGGAGGCTTTTTCCGGGTTCTCTTCTTCCATTGTGCTGATGCTCATAGGCGTGTGCATTATCGGAGAGGCCTTTTTTACCACAGGGCTGGCAGAATCCCTGGGAAATATGCTCAAAAGATTTGCGGATCTGAAAGAGAAATATTTTGTGGTCATCGTATATGTAGTGGCATCCCTGATGTCAGCCTTTTTGAATGCATCTGCGGTTATGGCGATCCTGATGCCGGTGGTTGACAGCCTGGTCTTTTCCACAGACGGGAAGATATCCAGAAAGCATACCTATCTTGCCATGGGGATTGGCTCCATATTTGGCGCGAATCTTTCCATTATCGGGTCTACGTCCATGTACATGGCCCATACTTTGCTGAAGGAATCAGACGGAGCAGGAATGACATTCTTCGAGCCTGCGCTATCGGGGGCTGCGGCTTGTATCGTGGGCATGCTGATCTATCTGACCTTCGGCTATAATTACCAGAAGAGATGCTTTGATTTTAAAGAGAGGCTGCCGGAAATCATGACGCGGACGAATGCATGCAGTTCCAGGGAAATCCGGGAAAGAAGTATGACCTATAAGCCATGGAAGCGCAACTTTGTGGCGCTTACCATGATTGGCTGTATCATTGCGTTTATCTGCGGCTATGATATTGGCGGCGTGGCAATCATCGGCGCCAGCATCGTGATGGCGGCAAGATGCATCAGCGAGCGCAGGGCCTACCAAGGGGTCAGCTGGGAGACGGTATTCATAACGGCGGCATCCATGGGATTTGCAGCCGGCGTAGGAAAGAGCGGCGCCGGGGAAGAGATCGCGAATTTCGTGATCAGAGCCAGCGGCAGGATTGGAGAGACCAGTGTTGGCATGTGCATGCTCATTCTGGTGCTGAGCACAGTCCTTTCAAATTTTATGTCCAACATCGGCGTAGTCGTCTTGATTGTGCCTATCTGCCTGAAACTTGCCGCAACCATGGGAGTGGACGCGACACCCTTTGTTATGGCCTGTGCCATCGGAACGAATGTATCTGTGGCTACGCCAGTCTGCGTAGGACCGATTACCGTTACCACGGTGGCCGGGTACCGATTCAAGGATTATGTGAGGGTGGGAGGCCTGTTCAATTTGCTGGCTACCATTGTAACGGGGATTTCGCTTTGGGCGGTCTATTATAGATAAATGCAGGATCAATGAAAAGAGGGCCGGATTTTATTCCGGTCCTCTTTTTATAATGGAGTCTCTATGATAGCTTGTAATATCAGTACCCAATTGTTGGTAAAGTTCCTTGACGGAGAGGCCCTTTTCCTTGACAGTTAGAAGTTCCTCGTTGGTAACGCCTATAAATTCTACAAAATCTACGGCTCCATTCGGCGTGTCTATCTTCTCGATCTTTGGCTCTGGAATCGTAATAAAGCCTGTAATGTTGGAGTTCATCTGCGTATCAATGCCCTGGGTCTGGCCGGTATAGACAAATTCATACGCGTGAAACAACTCGCCTTTTGTAAAAGTGATTCGGGCAAGGGACTGAAGAATGCTGCAGATTCCCTTGATTTCGGCCTCTTCATCCTCGTAGGAGCCCTTTTCCAGCTTGAATGTAAATTCCATCCCGTAACCGCTGATCTCTGGTTCATCTGTTTCCTTTTCATAGATTTCTGACAGTCCATAGGTTATGAAATGCCAGTAATCGCCTCCGTCGTAGATGCTGATGCCATCCAGAGGATCATTTCCGCCAAGCCGCCATTTTATCAGTGTTCCGTAATGCCTGGGGTTCTCTTGGCCAGGATACAAGGCATCAAATGCTTCTGAAATGGCGTCCCAGCCGGGCGCCTCTGAGTTTTCGCCTTGCACCTCTTGCTGAGGAGGTTCGTTAGCTTCCTTTTTTCTTTTGAATTTATCTAAGATTCCCATACATTTATATCCTTTATATGCTTGCTGATATATAGTTCCATGCCATAACCAACTGGGTATGACCTTATATAGAAGTATAATTGGGCTTATTCCTTGCGTCAAGCAGGAAAGAAACGAGATAAAAATGATTGGAATTGGCTAAACCAGATACCAAAAATGAAAAAACAAAAAATGTGCATAAAAAGCGAAAGAATAATAGTGCATTATACACAAAAATATTGCTTTAAATTGACAAATATTCTATAAAATATTATAATAATCATACAATGACAGAAAAATAACAAAAACTGGTATGACCAGAAAAGGAGTTGTGAGTGATGGGAGAATTCAGGGTTCTTGAAATCAAGCAGAGCGTTTTTGCGGATAATGACAGGCGTGCAAAGGAACTGAGGAAAGAATTAAAAGAAAAGAAGGTATTTCTGCTGAATCTTATGTCTTCGCCGGGATCAGGAAAGACGACGACTCTGTCGCGTACGATCGAGCGGCTGAAAGACGAGATGAAGATCGGCGTTATGGAGGCAGACATCGATTCCGATGTGGATGCGAAGACGATTGCCAGCCTCGGAGTTAAGGCAATCCAGCTTCATACCGGAGGTATGTGCCATCTGGATGCAGATATGACGGCGCAGGGACTTGCCGGACTGGAGACTGGAGATGTGGAACTTGCCATTCTGGAAAATGTGGGCAATCTGGTATGTCCGGCGGAATTTGATACGGGAGCGGTAAAGAATGCCATGATTCTAAGCGTGCCGGAGGGAGACGATAAGCCGCTTAAATATCCGCTCATGTTTTCCATCTGCGATGTAGTCCTTATTAACAAGATTGACGTGCTGCCGTATTTTGATTTCGATATGGAGGCATGCAGGAAGAATATTCTGATGCGTAATCCCAATGCACGGATCATTCCAATCTGTGCCCGTACCGGGGAAGGCATGGAGGAATGGACGGACTGGCTGAGAGATCAGGTAAAAGAATGGAACGCATAGCGGACAAAAAGATAAGCGGAGAGGAGAGAGAATGTCAGAACGAAGGGAATTGATTTTGCAGTTGGGTCAGATGATCACAGACCGGATCGGCCATAAAGTGACTATGGAGGATCCGGAATACTGGGGGCTTGCCTGTATCGTCACCGATGAGATGGCAGAAGTAGCGTTAAAGATGAAGGTGCGAAAGCCTATGACGTTTGAGCAGATGCTGAAGGCTACGGGGAAAGAGGAAAAAAAGCTTCAGGAACTGCTGGATGAAATGAGCCGGGTAGGGCTTATCGAATACAACTGGGAGAATCCAAAGCGGGAGAAGCAGTATGTGCTTCCGATGTTCGTGCCGGGCAGCGCGGAATTCACCAATATGAATAAGCAGCAGCTGGAAGAGCATCCGGAACTGGGCAGGTTCTTCGAGCGGATGTCCAGGCTTCCTTTGGAGAAGGTAACCCCTATGGTTCCTCCGGGAGGCGCAGGCATCGGCATGCATGTCATACCAGTGGAGAAAGCCATTGAGATGGAGAATCAATCCATTGATATCGAGCATATCTCCCATTGGCTTAAGAAGTATGACGGCAAATACGCCGCAAGCCCCTGCTCCTGCCGAATGTCCCGCCAGACTTATGATGAAGGCTGCGCCGATGATCCCGAAGACTGGTGCATCGCGGTAGGAGATATGGCGGACTATGTGGTGGAGACGAATAAGGGTGGAAGATATATTACATACGACGAAGTGATGGAGATTCTTAAGCGTGCGGAGGATAACGGGTTCGTGCATCAGATTACCAACATTGACGGCGAGAACAAGATATTTGCCATCTGTAACTGCAATGTGAATGTCTGCTATGCCCTTCGGACCTCCCAACTGTTTAACACCCCCAATATGTCCCGCTCTGCCTATGTGGCAAGAGTGGAGACGCAGGACTGCGTAGCCTGCGGACGCTGCGTGGAGTATTGTCCGGCAGGCGCGGTCAAGCTGGGACAGAAGTTGTGCACCAAGGATGGTCCCGTCTCCTATCCGAAGCATGAACTTCCGGACGGCGCAAAATGGGGACCGGAGAAATGGGATGAGGACTACAGGGATAAGAACCGGATCAATTGCTATGATACCGGAACGGCTCCATGCAAGACCGCCTGTCCGGCGCACATCGCGGTACAGGGATATCTGAAGAAGGCAGCCCAGGGCAAGTACAGGGACGCGCTGGCGCTGATCAAAAAGGAGAACCCATTCCCCGCAGTCTGCGGGCATGTGTGCAACCGCCGATGCGAAGATGCATGTACCCGGGGAACGGTGGACCAGGCAGTGGCCATCGACGAAGTGAAGAAGTTTATCGCCCGGCAGGATCTGGAAGCAGAGAACCGGTATATTCCGCCAATCGTTCCTCCTACGACAGGACGGCTGTTCGAAGAGAAGATCGCGATCATCGGAGGCGGCCCGGCCGGACTAAGCTGCGCATTCTATCTGGCGGAGAAGGGATATCGTCCGGTGGTATTCGAGAAGAATGAGAAGCCGGGAGGCATGCTGGTGTATGGCATTCCATCGTTTAAACTGGAAAAGGATGTGGTGGATGCGGAGATAGAGATTATCCGCCAGATGGGCGTTGAGATACGCTGCGGCATCGAGGTGGGAAAGGATATCACCCTGGATGAACTGCGCGCCCAGGGATATCAGGCTTTCTATCTTGCCATAGGGTGCCAGGGAGGAAGGCTGGCAGGCATCCCTGGCGAGACGGCAGAAGGCGTGATGACGGCGGTAGACTTCCTTCGCAAGACGGGAGCAGATGAGTCCTATCCGATAGAGGGACGCACGGTCGTTGTGGGCGGCGGAAATGTAGCGATCGATGTGGCACGCACCGCGACAAGATGCGGCGCTTCGGAAGTGTCTATGTATTGTCTGGAAGGCAGGGACATTATGCCGGCATCCGCAGAAGAAGTAGAGGAAGCAGAGGAAGAAGGAATCGCGGTGAACTGCGGCTGGGGGCCAAAAGAAATATTGACGCAGGATGGGAAGGTCACTGGCATCGTATTCAAGAAATGCCTGTCCGTGTTCAATGAAGAAAAGCGCTTTGCTCCGGTCTATGATGAAGAAGATACGGTTACGGTTCCCTGCGAGCGAGTGTTCTTAAGCATTGGACAGAGCATCCAGTGGGGAGAACTGCTGAATGGTTCCAAAGTAGAACTTGGAAGAGGAAATGCGGCGGTAGCGGATCCGGTGACCTATCAAAGTTCCGAGCCGGATATCTTTGTAGGCGGCGATGTATACACAGGCCCTAAATTCGCGATTGACGCCATTGCGGCGGGCAAGGAAGGGGCCATCTCCATCCACAGGTTTGTGCAGCCTCGCAGCAGCCTTACCATCGGAAGGAACCGGCGTCAGTTTATCGAACTGGATAAAGAGAATATCAAGCTGGACGCCTATGACAATTCCTCGCGCCAGATACCGGGAATCGATGAAGCCATTGATCGGCGCAAGTCATTCAGGGATGCGCGCAAGACATTTACGGAAGAACAGGTGAAGATTGAGACTGCCCGGTGCCTGGGCTGCGGCGCGTCTGTCGTGGACGAGAATAAGTGTATCGGCTGCGGCGTGTGCACGACAAAATGCGAATTTGACGCGATCCATCTTTACCGCGAACATCCGGAATGCAGTAAAATGTACCGGTCTGAGGATAAGTTCAAGGCAATCCTGCCATATGCGATGAAGCGGGGACTTAAGATCAAGTTCGGAAGGAAGAGCCAGTGATAGAAAGGAACGGTAGATTATGCACGAACTGGGAATCGTATTTCATATCATCGACAGCCTGGAATCGGTGGGCAGGGAAAACCAGCTTACCCAGGTGGCAAATGTAACCCTGGAAATCGGGGAAGTCTCAGGCGTAGTGGATTCTTATTTAAAAGACTGCTGGAAATGGGCATCTGAAAAATCGTCTCTGCTGCGGGGAGCCAAACTGATCACCCAGGAGATTCCAGCAGTGACATATTGCGAGGACTGCCATCAGACCTATGGAACGGTGGAGCACGGAAAGGTATGTCCATTCTGCTCCGGTGGAAATACATATCTGGTGGCAGGAAACGAATTTAATATCAAGGAAATAGAAGCATGCTGAGAAAGAGGGAGGGATAATCATGCTATTTCAAATCTATGGAGAGAATGCCGGCTGGCAGCTGCTGGGATGGCTATTGGTATTTGCGGGACTGATACTTGCGAATGAACTGGCAAGACGTACGAAGATGGGAGGGATATTCTGCTTTCTGATCGTGCCGGCAGCATTGACCGTGTACTTCATTGCCATCTATGTTGGCGCGGCAAACGGCGCGGAGTGGGCGCTTAATAATCCTACCTATGTACATATGAACAGCTGGTTCCACTATGCAAAACTATACGCGGCTACCGCGGGATGTATTGGTTTCATGATGCTGAAGTATAAGTGGAAGATCGGCAAGACTAACTGGTTCAAGGTGTTCCCGTTTGTGATCGTGGCAATCAATATCCTGATCGCGGTTGTAAGCGACTTTGAGTCTGGCGTCAGAGGCGCAATGGCCCTGGCAGAGTATGGGGACCGCTGGTGGCTGTCATCCGAGAATGTATGGCTGTATGGCGGATGGTGGAACTGGGTCAACGGAATCGCCGGCATATTAAATATCCTGTGTATGACAGGATGGTGGGGAATCTATTCCTCCAAAGACAAAAAGGATATGCTGTGGCCAGATATGACCTGGTGCTTTATCATAGCCTATGACCTGTGGAACTTCGAGTATACTTATAACAACCTTCCGACCCACGCATGGTACTGCGGACTGGCGCTTCTGCTGGCTCCTACTTTTGCCAATGCGCTGTGGAACAAGGGCGGATGGATTCAGAACCGTGCCAATACGCTGGCATTGTGGTGCATGTTCGCGCAGGTATTCCCAATGTTCCAGGATACCAGCCGGTTCGCCACGATACCGATCCTGTATTCCGATGGATTTATGGATGCGGCCACAAGACCTGCGGCAGCTGATCCGACCATGCAGGGCGTAGTGGCATTGCTGGCACTGGCAGCGAATGTGATCTGCCTGGCTGTGATTATCAAGCGGTCAAAACAGCAGAAGAAGAACCCCTATAAGAACGAGATCTTCACGGATCAGAAAGATTTCCAGATTGCAATGGAGAGAGCGGAGGTATAAGGGAGGGATTTGTGGATTGGTGGACGCCGGGGCGGCAGAA
This genomic interval carries:
- a CDS encoding DUF5692 family protein, with the translated sequence MLFQIYGENAGWQLLGWLLVFAGLILANELARRTKMGGIFCFLIVPAALTVYFIAIYVGAANGAEWALNNPTYVHMNSWFHYAKLYAATAGCIGFMMLKYKWKIGKTNWFKVFPFVIVAINILIAVVSDFESGVRGAMALAEYGDRWWLSSENVWLYGGWWNWVNGIAGILNILCMTGWWGIYSSKDKKDMLWPDMTWCFIIAYDLWNFEYTYNNLPTHAWYCGLALLLAPTFANALWNKGGWIQNRANTLALWCMFAQVFPMFQDTSRFATIPILYSDGFMDAATRPAAADPTMQGVVALLALAANVICLAVIIKRSKQQKKNPYKNEIFTDQKDFQIAMERAEV
- a CDS encoding hydrogenase maturation nickel metallochaperone HypA, with the translated sequence MHELGIVFHIIDSLESVGRENQLTQVANVTLEIGEVSGVVDSYLKDCWKWASEKSSLLRGAKLITQEIPAVTYCEDCHQTYGTVEHGKVCPFCSGGNTYLVAGNEFNIKEIEAC